GAAAGCTGGCCCCATCGAAAAGGATCTGTGATCCGTGTTGTCTGGTGATATTGGTAAGGTGAATCATGGTGTCTCTCCAGGTACAAAATTTTGGCATTGGTACCACAGGCGGCACCGGGACCGCAAGCCCGCATTTGCCCCTGACTTGCGATTGACCGCAAGGTGGGCCGCGGGCATAATGACAGCCGGTTTCGCACGCATTCCATAAGGGGGACACAACAGATCATGGAGATTTTCCAATTGCGGGGACAGGAATTTATCGAACTTTGCAGCCTGTTGAAGGTGACGGGGCTGTGCGGTAGCGGCGGCATGGCGAAAACGGCCGTGGCTCAGGGGCAGGTAACGGTTGACGGTCAGGTGGAATTGCGCAAAAGGTGTAAAATCCGCTCCGGACAGACCGTCGGGTTTGAGGGCCGGCAAATTCGCATCGACTGAAGCCTTCATCGTAGCGTTTCCGCTGGTGTCCGGATTGAAGGGAGGGGGGGCGCCGCCGGGATTCAGCTCTCGCGGCTGTCGCCGGCACCCAGGCAGCGGTTGAAAATGGCGCGGATATTTTCGGTGGCGTTGTGGTAGGCGGCCATGAGTTGCCGGTCGGCGCCGGCCTGCTCATAGCCAAGGCGCCGTGCCAGCTTTGCCAGGGTGGCGCTGTCACCGGAAAAAGTGTTGATGGATTGATCGTGGACCAGCCGCAGGCGACTCTCCAGCCGGCGCAGGAACTGGTATCCGCCCGCCAGCAGACGGTATTCGGTTTTTTCCAGCAGCCCGTCGCGGCGCAGTGCCTTGAGGGCTTCAAGGGTATTGGGCGTCTGCAGTGACGGGTGCCCGCCACCATGCAGCAACTGCAGGTACTGAACCAGAAATTCGACATCGAGCATACCCCCCGGCCGGTTTTGATGTCGAGGCGGCCGCCATTTTCCCGGGCAAGTTCCTGCTCCATGCGCTGGCGCAGCTGGTAAATTTCATTCCGGTGACCGGCGGGCAGGGGCTGATGATAAACAATATCCCGGTTGTAGGTAGCGACGCGGTCGGCCAGAGGCCCCGTGCCGGCCACCACCCTGGCCTTGATCAGAGCCTGCCGCTCCCACAACTGGGCCGAAGACGCGTGGTAAGCGCGGTAGGCGTCCAGGCTGGTGACCAGGGGGCCCTGGTGACCGGAAGGGCGCAGCCGGGTATCGAGCCGGTAGACATACCCTTCGCGGGTGGTGAGACTGAGGATGGAAATAATGCGCTGCGCCAGTTGGGCAAAATATTCCCGGTTGTCGCGCCGGCGAAACCGCCGCGGATCGGTTTGCGGTGCTGCAACCGTTGTTCCTTCCCCCTCAAAGATGAAAATAATGTCCAGCTCCGAGTGGTAGGTGATCTCCCGGCCGCCAAGCTTGCCCATGCCGATGATGACAAAACCGGCTTCCGCAAGGGAACCGTCCTGTTGCCGGCACATGGGCAGCCCGAAGCGCGGCAGCAGTTCCTGTCGGGCGATGGACACCGCCTTGTCGAGAAGCACCTCGGCCAGTTGCGTGAGCTGCCGCGGGCCTTCCTGGGGAGGCATGCGGCCGTGCAGGTCGTTGAGCGCTATGCGCAGGAACTCCTCGTTGCGGAAGTGCCGCAGGGCGTCGAGCCGGCTCTCGTAGTCGGGTGCCAGTTGCAGCAGACGTCCGAGATCCTGTTCCATGTCGGCACGGGACTTGCGCTCCACGGCGTGAGCCCGGGCCACCAGCATATCGAGGATTTCAGGATGCAAAATGAGATTGCGCGACAGAAACTGGCTGGTGCCGAAAAGGGAGATGAGCAGCTTGAGGATCTGCCGGTTTTCGGCCAGCAGGGCGTAAAAGGTGGCGCGGGCATGCAGCCCCGACAGGAAGCGTTCCAGATTGCCCAGCGCCATGTCCGGCTCGGGGGAATCGAGACATTCCTGCAGCAGCAGCGGCGCGATCCGCTCCAGATGCCGGCGCCCCAGGGCGGACAGGCGCACGAAGGGTGGCCCGTCCCGCAGGGTCAGCAGATTTTCATAGGCGGCATCCGGGTTGCCGAAACCTTTTTCCTCAAGGACATCCTTGGCCAGATCGCTGTCGAGGGCAGGGTCGAGCAGCATGCGCACCTCGCGGCCGACCTCGGCGGCGGCTTCCTCCTCTCCGGTATAGAAAAGGTCGTGATAGATCGCCTTCACCCCGGCACGGTGATGCTCCAGCTCACTGAGGAATGCGGAGCCATCGACATGGCCGCAGCGCCGCGCCAGCAGTTGCAGCTCGCGGGGGTTGCGCGGCAGGTTGTGGGTCTGCCGCTCCTGCTCTACCTGGATGCGATGTTCGGTGTTGCGCAGAAATACGTAGGCGGCTGACAGAATATCGTAGGTTTCTTCATCGACGAGGCCTTCGCGGCGCAGCAGGCTCAGTGCCTTGAGGGAATTCCGTTCGCGCAGGCCCGGATGTTTGCCGGAATGGATCAACTGCATGGCCTGAATAAAAAACTCGATTTCCCGAATGCCGCCCTGACCAAGCTTCAGATTGAGCTCGCCCTCCC
This portion of the Syntrophotalea acetylenica genome encodes:
- a CDS encoding RNA-binding S4 domain-containing protein, coding for MEIFQLRGQEFIELCSLLKVTGLCGSGGMAKTAVAQGQVTVDGQVELRKRCKIRSGQTVGFEGRQIRID